Genomic segment of Sodaliphilus pleomorphus:
ATCAGGAATGCCTGAATTATATATTCTGCTCACTGTAGATACTATCTCATCAAGCATCTTATTTACTTGTTCACTATGTTTATTATCTCTCATAGTGAATTTCTCTTTACTTGTAAAGCACCTTTGCTTTACCTTGTCAAAACTGGCTGTAAGTACGTTTTGTTGGGTACTTACTCTTAATTGTCTACCATCCACTCTTATTATTGCCATAAGCAATGAATGTTCCTTGGATGGAGTCTTTAGATTGATGTTAATTGTAATACTCATAACCTGCAACTATTACCAATAGTAAAAAAATAATTTTTATGTTCCAAGAGGTGTTACAAGGTGTCACAAAAAGGTGTTACTTTGCCAAATAACACCAGGACAAAATTAGACCACACTCCAGATAGCCAAATGTCTGAAATGTGGTCTAACTTATTGGTAATATTGTTGTTATGGTAGTCAATTCAGTCCTGGGGATCATGTTCAAAAATGATCGTTTAGACCTTCAAAATACCATTTTTTCATTCCCACTCGATTGTGGCCGGTGGCTTCGACGAGATGTCGTAGCACACGCGGTTCACGCCCTTCACCTTGTTGATGATTTCGTTGCTCACGCGGGCCAGGAAGTCGTAGGGCAGGTGGGCCCAGTCGGCAGTCATGGCGTCTTGACTGGTGACGGCGCGCAGGGCCACAGGGTGCTCATAGGTGCGCTCGTCGCCCATCACGCCCACGCTGCGAATGGTGCTGAGCAGCACAGCGCCGGCTTGCCACACGTGGTCGTAGAGGCTTGTGCCGTCGTCGAGCACATAGTTGTGCATGGCCTCGATGTAGATATCGTCGGCCTCTTGCAGGATGCGCACCTTGTCGCGGGTGATGTCGCCCAGGATGCGCACGGCCAGGCCGGGACCCGGGAAGGGATGGCGGTTGATGAGGCGCTCGGGCATGTGCAGCTCGTGGCCCACGCGGCGCACCTCGTCCTTGAAGAGCCACTTGAGCGGCTCGCACAGCTTGAGTTTCATGTCTTTGGGCAGGCCGCCCACGTTGTGGTGGCTCTTGATGGTCATGCCCGTGATGCTGAGCGACTCGATGCGGTCGGGGTAGATGGTGCCTTGCGCCAGCCAGCGGGCGTCGGTTATCTTCTTGGCCTCGGCGTTGAACACCTCTACAAAGTCGCGGCCTATGATTTTGCGCTTCTGCTCGGGGTCGGTCACGCCTTGCAGGTCGGTGAAGAACTTGTCGCTGGCATCGACGCCTATCACGTTGAGTCCCAGGCCACGGTAGGCATCCATCACCTTGCTGAACTCGTTCTTGCGCAGCATGCCATGATCAACAAAGATGCAGGTGAGCTTGTCGCCTATGGCCTTATTGAGCAGGGTAGCACACACGCTCGAGTCGACGCCGCCCGAGAGACCCAGAATGACCCGGTCGTTGCCCACTTGCTTCTTGAGCTCGGCGACGGTGCTCTCGACAAACGAGGCTGCGCTCCACTGCTGGCGGCTGCCGCATATGTCGACCACAAAGTTCTTGAGCAGCTGCTTGCCCTGTGTGGTGTGGAACACCTCGGGGTGAAACTGCACGGCCCACACGGGCTGGTCGAGGCTGGCATAGGCGGCGTTTTTCACGTCGGCCGTCGAGGCTATCACCTTGCACGAGGCCGGAATGGCGGTGATGGTGTCGCCGTGGCTCATCCACACCTGGCTGCCCTGATCGAAGCCCTTGAAGAGCGGGCATGCCGTGTCGATCCACTGCAGGTGGGCGCGGCCATACTCGCGTGTGCCGGTCGGCTCCACCTTGCCACCGCCGCTGTAGGCAATGTACTGGGCGCCGTAGCATATGCCCAGCACGGGCACCTTGCCCACAAATTGGCTCAGGTCGACCTTGAAGGCTTCGGGGTCGTGCACCGAGTAGGGCGAACCCGAGAGAATGACTCCAATTACGCTCTCGTCGCCCACAGGGAACTTGTTGTAGGGCAGAATTTCGCAGAACGTGTCGAGCTCACGCACGCGGCGGCCTATGAGTTGGGTCGTCTGCGAGCCGAAGTCGAGAATGATAATCTTTTGCTGCATTGTGTTTACTTTTCGTTTATATAGTGTGTGTGTAATCTTTAGTTGAAATTTCCTGTGCTGTTGTGGCAGCATTTTTTATCAAGCAGCACTTGGCCCTCGCGGGGGCCAAGTGCCTGTGTGTGCATGTTGCCGCTGTAGTGCAGCGTCGTTATTCCTTCTTGGCCTTCATGCAAGCCCATATGAAGTAGGCGATGAGCAGGACGTAGAGCACGAGGCTCACCAGGTTGCTGGCCATGTCGCCCAAGGCATAGGTCTTGACAAAGGCGGTGATGCCGTCCTTGAAGAAGAAGAGCAGTGCAGCACTCACCACACCCATCAGGGCACCGCCGGCGATAAAGCCGCTACCCAGCAGGGTGCCGCGTTGCTGGCGTGCCTCGTTGAGCTTCTTGTCGGTGGTGCGGGAGCCCACGAGCCAGCTTATGGCGCCGCCCACGAGCAACGGGGCATTGAGGTTCATGGGGATGAACATGCCCAGAGAGAAGGCCAGGGCCGGCACCTTGAGCCAGTTGAGCAGGCAGGCCAGCACGGCGCCCACGATATAGAGGGTCCAGGGGGCAGGTTTGCCGGTCATCACGGGGTCGATCACGGCTGCCATGGCATTGGCTTGGGGAGCTACCAGGGCATCCTTGCCAGTGAAGCCGTACACCTGATTCAGGAGCATCATCACACCGCCCACGGTGGCAGCGGCCACAATGGTGCCCACGGCTTTCCACGTTTGCTGCTTAGCTGGCGTGGTGCCTATCCAGTAACCTATCTTCATGTCGGTGACCATGCCACCGGCCATCGAGAGCGCGGTGCACACCACGCCACCTATCACCATCGAGGCCACAATGCCTTGCGAGCCCTTGAGGCCGATGGCCACAAAGACGCCCGAGGCAATGATGAGCGTCATCAGTGTCATGCCCGACACAGGGTTGCTGCCCACAATGGCAATGGCGTTGGCTGCGACGGTGGTGAAGAGAAACGCAATCACCACCACCACGATAAAGGCTACAATGGTCTGCATGAGGTTGTGAATCACGCCTATGTAGAAGAAGATGAAGGTGACGATGAGCGCGGCACACAGGGCGAAGACGAGTGCCTTCATCGAGATGTCGCGTTGGGTGCGCACGGGCTTCACCGTCTCGGCCTTGGTGCCAAACGACTTTCCGGCCAGCCCCACGGCGCTCTTGATCACGCCCCACGACTTCACAATGCCTATGATGCCGCTCATGGCGATGCCGCCTATACCTATGTAGCGTGCACCGGCCACCACGCCTTCGGGCGAACTCACGCCCTTGAAAATCTCCTCGGCCGATAGCGCGGCCAGGTCGGGATTCATGCCCATGAGCGGTACAATCACCCACCAGATAAACGCGCTGCCGGCAAAAATGATGAAGGCATAGCGCAGACCCACGATGTAGCCCAAACCCAGCACTGCGGCACCGGTGTTGATCGAGAACATGGCCTTGGTGTTTTGGGCAAACTCCTGCAGCTTGGGCACTGCCGTGGTCGAGAGCGTGTCGGTCCATATCTTAAACGAGGCAAAGAAATCGTAGAGACCGCCTATGATGCTGGCAATGATGAGCGGCTTGGCCTGGTCGCCACCCTTCTGGCTGCTGATGAGCACCTGGGTCGTGGCCGTGGCCTCGGGGAACGGGAACTTGCCGTGCATGTCCTTGACAAAGTACTTGCGGAACGGGATGAAAAACAAGATGCCCAGCAGGCCGCCCAGCAGCGAGCTCAAGAATACCTCGAGAAAGTTGACGGTGATGTCGGGATACTTGGCCTGCAAGATGTAGAGGGCTGGCAGCGTGAAGATGGCTCCGGCCACCACGATGCCCGAGGCAGCGCCTATCGACTGGATGATCACATTCTCGCCCAGCGAGTTCTTGCGGTGGGTGGCGGCCCCTATGCCGGCAGCGATGATGGCAATGGGAATGGCGGCCTCAAACACCTGGCCCACCTTCAGCCCCAGGTAGGCTGCGGCGGCGCTGAATATCACGGCCATGATCAGGCCCATGGTCACCGAGTAGGGGGTCACTTCGGGATAGTTGCGGTTGGGCTTGAGAGGCGGGATGTACTCTTCGCCTTCTTTCAGTTCTCTGAACGCGTTCTCGGGAAGGGAGTAGTTTCCTTCTTGGTCTTGAACGGGCGATTCGACTGCATTTACACTTGTCTTTTCGTCTTCCATTTATTTGTTTTTTAAGTTGAATAAACACTAAGATATCGCAAAGATAGTGCAAAATTTCTTACCTTTGTAAAAATTAGGAGATAAATAAGAGATGATAGAATCGATATATCACGACATCATGAGCCCCGATGTGAATGTGGCCGGAGCCGTCGGGACTTTGAC
This window contains:
- the guaA gene encoding glutamine-hydrolyzing GMP synthase, whose translation is MQQKIIILDFGSQTTQLIGRRVRELDTFCEILPYNKFPVGDESVIGVILSGSPYSVHDPEAFKVDLSQFVGKVPVLGICYGAQYIAYSGGGKVEPTGTREYGRAHLQWIDTACPLFKGFDQGSQVWMSHGDTITAIPASCKVIASTADVKNAAYASLDQPVWAVQFHPEVFHTTQGKQLLKNFVVDICGSRQQWSAASFVESTVAELKKQVGNDRVILGLSGGVDSSVCATLLNKAIGDKLTCIFVDHGMLRKNEFSKVMDAYRGLGLNVIGVDASDKFFTDLQGVTDPEQKRKIIGRDFVEVFNAEAKKITDARWLAQGTIYPDRIESLSITGMTIKSHHNVGGLPKDMKLKLCEPLKWLFKDEVRRVGHELHMPERLINRHPFPGPGLAVRILGDITRDKVRILQEADDIYIEAMHNYVLDDGTSLYDHVWQAGAVLLSTIRSVGVMGDERTYEHPVALRAVTSQDAMTADWAHLPYDFLARVSNEIINKVKGVNRVCYDISSKPPATIEWE
- a CDS encoding OPT family oligopeptide transporter translates to MEDEKTSVNAVESPVQDQEGNYSLPENAFRELKEGEEYIPPLKPNRNYPEVTPYSVTMGLIMAVIFSAAAAYLGLKVGQVFEAAIPIAIIAAGIGAATHRKNSLGENVIIQSIGAASGIVVAGAIFTLPALYILQAKYPDITVNFLEVFLSSLLGGLLGILFFIPFRKYFVKDMHGKFPFPEATATTQVLISSQKGGDQAKPLIIASIIGGLYDFFASFKIWTDTLSTTAVPKLQEFAQNTKAMFSINTGAAVLGLGYIVGLRYAFIIFAGSAFIWWVIVPLMGMNPDLAALSAEEIFKGVSSPEGVVAGARYIGIGGIAMSGIIGIVKSWGVIKSAVGLAGKSFGTKAETVKPVRTQRDISMKALVFALCAALIVTFIFFYIGVIHNLMQTIVAFIVVVVIAFLFTTVAANAIAIVGSNPVSGMTLMTLIIASGVFVAIGLKGSQGIVASMVIGGVVCTALSMAGGMVTDMKIGYWIGTTPAKQQTWKAVGTIVAAATVGGVMMLLNQVYGFTGKDALVAPQANAMAAVIDPVMTGKPAPWTLYIVGAVLACLLNWLKVPALAFSLGMFIPMNLNAPLLVGGAISWLVGSRTTDKKLNEARQQRGTLLGSGFIAGGALMGVVSAALLFFFKDGITAFVKTYALGDMASNLVSLVLYVLLIAYFIWACMKAKKE